A region from the Microbacterium lacus genome encodes:
- the era gene encoding GTPase Era, whose protein sequence is MNAEADGSGAADFRSGFVTFVGRPNVGKSTLTNALVGEKVAITSDKPQTTRRAIRGILNRVDGQLVIVDTPGIHRPRTLLGERLNHLVEQVLGDVDVIGFCVPATEKVGPGDRRIAESLDGYRRAKKVAIVTKTDAATRDQIAERLIEVDALRDDWAAVIPLSALTDRQLDVLTGEVLSLMPPGPALYPDGVVTDESDEDRIAEIIREAALEGVRDELPHSIAVVVQDIAAREDSDLTDIYADIVVERDSQKAIIIGHKGSRLADVGRRARAGIEPLIGSRVYLSLHVRVAKEWQRDPKQLGRLGF, encoded by the coding sequence ATGAACGCAGAAGCAGACGGCTCCGGCGCAGCGGACTTCCGCTCCGGATTCGTGACATTCGTGGGGCGGCCGAACGTCGGCAAGTCGACGCTCACGAACGCGCTCGTCGGAGAGAAGGTCGCGATCACGAGCGACAAGCCCCAGACGACCCGACGCGCGATCCGCGGCATCCTGAACCGCGTCGACGGCCAGCTCGTGATCGTCGACACACCCGGCATCCATCGTCCTCGCACGCTCTTGGGTGAGCGGCTCAACCACCTCGTCGAGCAGGTGCTCGGCGACGTCGATGTGATCGGGTTCTGCGTACCCGCGACCGAGAAGGTGGGTCCGGGCGATCGGCGCATCGCCGAATCCCTGGACGGCTACCGGCGGGCGAAGAAGGTCGCGATCGTGACGAAGACGGATGCCGCCACGCGCGATCAGATCGCCGAGCGACTGATCGAAGTCGATGCGCTGCGCGACGATTGGGCCGCGGTGATTCCGCTCTCCGCCCTCACGGACCGGCAGCTGGACGTGCTCACCGGCGAGGTGCTCTCGCTCATGCCTCCGGGCCCGGCGCTGTATCCGGACGGAGTCGTGACGGACGAATCCGACGAGGATCGGATCGCGGAGATCATCAGGGAAGCAGCCCTGGAAGGCGTGCGCGACGAGCTGCCGCACTCGATCGCCGTGGTCGTCCAGGACATCGCGGCTCGCGAGGATTCCGATCTGACCGACATCTACGCCGACATCGTCGTCGAGCGCGACAGCCAGAAGGCGATCATCATCGGCCACAAAGGCTCGCGCCTCGCGGACGTCGGCCGACGCGCCCGCGCGGGCATCGAGCCGCTGATCGGCTCGAGGGTCTACCTGTCCCTGCACGTCCGCGTCGCGAAAGAGTGGCAGCGCGATCCGAAGCAGCTCGGCCGCCTCGGATTCTGA
- a CDS encoding 16S rRNA (uracil(1498)-N(3))-methyltransferase has protein sequence MALHFLLDAGADAAVGDTVALTGPEAHHAAAVRRVRIGEEVTLGDGRGTWLTGEVSASAPREVLVRVRSRRSVAPPERRIILVQALAKGDRDELAVQAATELGVDGIVPWQASRSVSRWDAAKAEKGRLRWESIVREAAKQAHRAWIPTVQPLETTAALAARARDALVLVLEPTAVESLSGLSAPGGDVTPDRRDLVLVVGPEGGIAPEELAVLEAAGARAMRLGETVLRTSTAGPAALAVLNVALRRW, from the coding sequence GTGGCGCTGCACTTCCTCCTCGACGCGGGAGCGGATGCCGCCGTCGGCGACACCGTCGCCCTCACCGGCCCCGAGGCCCATCACGCGGCTGCCGTCCGCCGCGTCCGGATCGGCGAGGAGGTCACGCTCGGCGACGGTCGCGGAACGTGGCTCACGGGCGAGGTCTCGGCATCCGCACCCCGGGAGGTCCTCGTGCGCGTGAGGAGCAGGAGGAGCGTCGCGCCCCCGGAGCGTCGGATCATCCTGGTCCAGGCGCTCGCGAAGGGCGATCGCGACGAACTCGCCGTGCAGGCGGCGACGGAGCTCGGTGTCGACGGCATCGTGCCGTGGCAGGCGTCACGCAGCGTCTCGCGCTGGGATGCCGCGAAAGCCGAGAAGGGACGGCTGCGGTGGGAGAGTATCGTCCGTGAGGCCGCCAAGCAGGCGCACCGGGCGTGGATCCCCACCGTCCAGCCTCTGGAGACCACGGCGGCGCTCGCGGCGCGGGCGCGGGACGCGCTCGTGCTCGTCCTCGAGCCCACGGCGGTCGAGTCCCTCTCGGGCCTTTCCGCACCGGGCGGGGACGTGACGCCCGATCGTCGGGATCTCGTCCTCGTGGTCGGCCCCGAGGGCGGCATCGCCCCGGAGGAGCTCGCGGTGCTGGAGGCAGCGGGGGCCAGAGCGATGCGGCTCGGCGAGACGGTGCTGCGCACGTCGACGGCGGGTCCCGCCGCGCTCGCGGTGCTCAACGTCGCACTGCGACGCTGGTGA
- the ybeY gene encoding rRNA maturation RNase YbeY produces the protein MTIEISNESGFTVDETVLLRLMEHNLAELHVSADADVAILLVDEGAMEALHVQWMDEPGPTDVLSFPMDELRPGTEDAPTPAGLLGDIVLCPQVAETQAAAAKHSTMDELILLTTHGLLHLLGFDHAEPEEKREMFGLQNDLIMSFHVAERRRPRA, from the coding sequence ATGACGATCGAGATCAGCAACGAGTCCGGCTTCACCGTCGACGAGACGGTTCTTCTGCGGCTCATGGAGCACAACCTCGCTGAGCTGCACGTGAGCGCGGACGCCGACGTCGCGATCCTCCTCGTCGATGAGGGCGCGATGGAGGCGCTGCACGTCCAGTGGATGGATGAGCCGGGTCCGACGGACGTCTTGAGCTTCCCGATGGACGAACTGCGTCCCGGCACGGAGGACGCTCCGACGCCGGCGGGGCTCCTCGGGGACATCGTCCTGTGCCCGCAGGTGGCCGAGACGCAGGCAGCGGCCGCGAAGCACAGCACGATGGACGAGCTCATCCTGCTCACGACCCACGGCCTGCTGCACCTGCTCGGCTTCGATCACGCCGAGCCGGAGGAGAAGCGCGAGATGTTCGGGTTGCAGAACGACCTGATCATGAGCTTCCACGTCGCCGAGCGACGACGACCTCGCGCATGA
- a CDS encoding histidine triad nucleotide-binding protein — protein MSESSVFTRILNGEIPADIVAETENVFAIRDIAPQAPVHVLVIPKTAQYRNVVELATADPALLAELVGLANAVAADQTDGDFRLVFNTGAGAGQTVFHVHAHVLAGGLSESSTHA, from the coding sequence ATGAGCGAATCCTCGGTCTTCACGCGCATCCTGAACGGCGAGATCCCCGCCGACATCGTCGCCGAGACCGAGAACGTGTTCGCGATCCGTGACATCGCCCCGCAGGCTCCCGTGCACGTGCTCGTCATTCCGAAGACGGCGCAGTATCGCAACGTGGTCGAACTCGCGACCGCGGATCCGGCGCTGCTCGCTGAGCTCGTCGGCCTCGCGAACGCCGTCGCCGCCGACCAGACAGACGGCGACTTCCGTCTCGTCTTCAACACCGGTGCCGGCGCCGGCCAGACCGTCTTCCACGTCCACGCGCACGTTCTCGCCGGCGGCCTGAGCGAATCGAGCACGCATGCCTGA
- a CDS encoding PhoH family protein gives MPDSEKSSAETTQRVYADGVAMVQLLGPQDRLLRVIEREHPDVDVHVRGNEITLSGDTAAVEAARGLVDELLTMTKAGHALGPSDVASSNRILRSEGGPRPSEVLGEAILSTRGKVIRPKTLGQKAYVDAIEENTIVFGIGPAGTGKTYLAMAKAVQALQRKEVNRIILTRPAVEAGERLGFLPGTLNDKIDPYLRPLYDALNEMMDPEIVPKLMASGTIEVAPLAYMRGRTLNDSFVVLDEAQNTTPEQMKMFLTRLGFGTRMVVTGDITQVDLPVGASGLRLVTRVLSQIDDIHFAYMTSDDVVRHSLVGRIVDAYSEYDERRLAGRRERDEAAEFANRAERRSGAARSGGPRDHLPKRGRS, from the coding sequence ATGCCTGACAGCGAGAAGAGTTCCGCGGAGACCACCCAGCGGGTCTACGCGGACGGCGTGGCCATGGTCCAGCTGCTCGGTCCCCAGGATCGACTTCTGCGCGTGATCGAGCGCGAGCACCCCGACGTCGACGTCCACGTCCGGGGCAACGAGATCACCCTGAGCGGCGACACGGCCGCAGTGGAGGCCGCTCGAGGACTGGTCGATGAGCTTCTGACCATGACGAAGGCCGGACACGCACTCGGCCCGTCCGATGTCGCCTCCTCCAACCGGATCCTGCGCTCGGAGGGCGGCCCCCGCCCGTCCGAGGTGCTCGGCGAGGCGATCCTCTCCACGCGCGGGAAGGTCATCCGGCCGAAGACGCTCGGCCAGAAGGCGTACGTCGACGCGATCGAGGAGAACACGATCGTCTTCGGCATCGGTCCGGCCGGTACCGGCAAGACCTATCTCGCGATGGCGAAGGCCGTCCAGGCGCTGCAGCGCAAAGAGGTCAATCGCATCATCCTGACCCGCCCCGCCGTCGAAGCGGGCGAGCGCCTCGGATTCCTCCCCGGCACGCTCAACGACAAGATCGACCCGTATCTGCGACCGCTCTACGACGCGCTGAACGAGATGATGGACCCCGAGATCGTCCCCAAGCTCATGGCGAGCGGCACGATCGAAGTCGCTCCGCTCGCGTACATGCGCGGACGCACGCTCAACGACTCGTTCGTCGTGCTCGACGAAGCGCAGAACACGACTCCCGAGCAGATGAAGATGTTCCTCACCCGCCTCGGGTTCGGCACCCGCATGGTGGTCACCGGCGACATCACCCAGGTCGACCTGCCGGTCGGCGCGTCGGGGCTGCGCCTGGTGACGCGCGTGCTGAGCCAGATCGATGACATCCACTTCGCGTACATGACCAGCGACGACGTCGTCCGGCACTCGCTGGTGGGTCGTATCGTCGACGCGTACTCCGAATACGACGAGCGCCGGCTCGCGGGTCGTCGCGAACGCGACGAGGCCGCGGAGTTCGCGAACCGCGCCGAGCGACGCAGCGGCGCAGCGCGCTCCGGAGGACCCCGCGATCACCTTCCCAAACGAGGCCGCTCATGA
- the hemW gene encoding radical SAM family heme chaperone HemW: MGAALPIGEPAPRDGALPVTVDPATAFGVYLHVPFCRVRCGYCDFNTYTSSELRGARQDEYADTLLHEVRLAVTVLEDAGAVRPAETVFFGGGTPTLLPPGDLARMLDGVRDAFGIAPGAEITVEANPDTVTDAVAHELAGAGVTRLSIGMQSAVAHVLAVLDRTHRPENVATAVRAARAAGLQVSLDLIYGAPGESLDDWRSSLEAAIALRPDHISAYALIVEDGTKLARQIARGEVASPDDDLEADMYELADRLLEEAGYSWYEVSNWARGREYRSRHNLAYWRGSDWWGFGPGAHSHIGGVRFWNVKHPAAYAQRLAMGESPAAGRERPDAAARALERTLLQTRIREGMPVAELIGEGRHAVAGLIADGLIDGAAAVRGRVVLTVRGRLLADAVVRALTD, translated from the coding sequence ATGGGCGCGGCGCTCCCCATCGGCGAGCCCGCGCCGCGCGACGGTGCCCTGCCGGTGACGGTGGATCCGGCGACGGCGTTCGGCGTGTACCTCCACGTTCCGTTCTGTCGCGTGCGGTGCGGATACTGCGACTTCAACACGTATACGTCCTCCGAACTGCGGGGTGCGCGGCAGGACGAGTACGCCGACACCCTGCTGCACGAGGTGCGGCTGGCCGTGACGGTGCTCGAGGACGCGGGGGCGGTGCGTCCCGCAGAGACGGTGTTCTTCGGCGGCGGCACACCGACGCTGCTTCCGCCGGGCGACTTGGCGCGCATGCTGGACGGGGTCCGCGATGCCTTCGGCATCGCTCCGGGAGCCGAGATCACGGTCGAGGCCAACCCCGACACGGTGACGGATGCCGTCGCCCACGAGCTCGCTGGGGCCGGCGTGACCCGACTGTCGATCGGCATGCAGTCCGCCGTCGCGCATGTCCTCGCGGTCCTGGATCGCACGCATCGGCCCGAGAACGTCGCAACCGCGGTGCGCGCGGCGCGCGCGGCCGGCCTCCAGGTCAGCCTGGACCTGATCTACGGGGCGCCGGGGGAGTCGCTGGACGACTGGCGCTCGTCGCTCGAGGCGGCGATCGCGCTCCGACCGGACCACATCTCCGCCTACGCCCTCATCGTGGAGGACGGGACGAAGCTCGCACGCCAGATCGCGCGCGGGGAGGTGGCCTCGCCCGACGACGACCTGGAAGCGGACATGTACGAGCTCGCCGATCGTCTGCTCGAAGAAGCCGGCTACTCCTGGTACGAAGTGTCGAACTGGGCGCGGGGGCGCGAGTATCGCTCGCGCCACAATCTCGCTTACTGGCGGGGGAGCGACTGGTGGGGTTTCGGCCCCGGCGCGCACAGCCACATCGGGGGTGTCCGCTTCTGGAACGTGAAGCACCCCGCGGCATACGCGCAGCGCCTGGCGATGGGCGAATCGCCTGCGGCCGGCCGGGAGCGGCCCGACGCCGCCGCGCGTGCGCTCGAGCGCACGTTGCTCCAGACGCGCATCCGCGAGGGGATGCCGGTGGCCGAGCTGATCGGCGAGGGTCGGCACGCGGTCGCGGGACTCATCGCCGACGGCCTGATCGACGGAGCCGCAGCCGTGCGCGGCCGCGTCGTCCTGACGGTGCGCGGGAGACTCCTCGCGGACGCCGTCGTGCGCGCGCTGACCGACTGA
- the dnaJ gene encoding molecular chaperone DnaJ, whose protein sequence is MADHYEVLGVSRDATPDEIKKAYRRLARELHPDVNPGADASERFKLVTHAYDVLSDADQRARYDMGGSDSPFGGGQAGFGGFGDIFETFFGSGGGQRAGRPRSRRERGQDALVRVTLDLKDVVFGVHRDLEVDTAVLCDTCQGSCCQPGTAPVACDICHGSGHVQRTVRSLLGNVVTNQPCNVCQGYGTTIPYPCATCQGQGRVRARRTVSIDIPAGVETGLRLQLPGSGEVGPAGGPNGDLYLEVTVTPHDEFSRDGDDLLATLEVSMPDAILGATTTIESLDGPVDLELRPGVQGGDVLTIKGRGITPLRGSQRGDLRVGVHVVTPTRLDAKERALIEEFAKRTKSPAPRLAEFHQGLFAKLRDRFRNG, encoded by the coding sequence GTGGCTGACCACTACGAGGTCCTCGGTGTCTCGCGCGACGCGACACCTGACGAGATCAAGAAGGCGTACCGACGCCTCGCGAGAGAGCTCCACCCTGATGTGAACCCCGGCGCGGATGCGTCCGAGCGCTTCAAGCTCGTCACGCACGCGTACGACGTGCTCAGCGATGCCGACCAGCGCGCCCGCTACGACATGGGCGGCAGCGACTCGCCGTTCGGCGGCGGCCAGGCCGGGTTCGGCGGGTTCGGTGACATCTTCGAGACGTTCTTCGGCTCGGGCGGCGGACAGCGTGCGGGACGCCCGCGCTCGCGGCGCGAGCGCGGACAGGACGCGCTCGTCCGCGTCACCCTCGACCTGAAGGACGTCGTCTTCGGCGTTCACCGCGACCTCGAGGTCGACACGGCCGTGCTGTGCGACACCTGTCAGGGCTCGTGCTGCCAACCCGGCACCGCTCCGGTCGCGTGCGACATCTGTCACGGCTCGGGCCACGTGCAGCGCACGGTCCGGAGCCTCCTCGGCAACGTCGTCACGAACCAGCCGTGCAACGTCTGCCAGGGCTACGGCACCACGATCCCGTATCCGTGCGCGACGTGTCAGGGACAGGGCCGCGTGCGTGCCCGCCGCACCGTGTCGATCGACATCCCCGCCGGCGTCGAGACGGGGCTGCGGCTGCAGCTGCCCGGCTCGGGCGAAGTCGGCCCCGCCGGGGGCCCGAACGGCGACCTCTACCTCGAGGTCACCGTCACCCCGCACGACGAGTTCAGCCGCGACGGCGACGACCTGCTCGCGACGCTGGAAGTGTCGATGCCCGACGCGATCCTCGGGGCCACCACGACGATCGAGTCGCTCGACGGCCCGGTCGACCTCGAACTGCGCCCGGGCGTCCAGGGCGGGGACGTGCTCACGATCAAGGGCCGGGGGATCACGCCGCTGCGCGGGAGCCAGCGCGGCGATCTGCGCGTCGGCGTGCACGTGGTGACCCCGACGCGGCTCGACGCCAAGGAGCGCGCGCTGATCGAGGAGTTCGCCAAGCGCACGAAGTCGCCGGCACCGCGCCTGGCGGAGTTCCACCAGGGACTGTTCGCGAAGCTGCGCGACCGCTTCCGCAACGGCTGA
- a CDS encoding DUF1990 family protein, with amino-acid sequence MRRGTFKDETVDYAAVGATQAPDLMQYPPERSIPAQESWRIGSGQARFQTAGDALLSWTAQRGAGLALTDVRPAAGPMYSGVSFDAEGTPVTPSRLEADQRFDSDGTPYVGPGTTVRLEGRVRGQRADGELRVIFAVEEPRRIGFALGTVGGSVVSGEESFMIEWYDNDEVWFTVRAFDAPAALLYRFLPALTRRRRRELFTRYLRAISPLYTTPA; translated from the coding sequence ATGCGACGCGGGACTTTCAAGGACGAGACGGTGGACTACGCCGCCGTCGGGGCGACCCAGGCACCCGATCTCATGCAGTACCCGCCCGAGCGGAGCATCCCGGCGCAGGAGTCGTGGCGGATCGGCAGCGGGCAGGCGCGGTTCCAGACCGCCGGCGACGCACTGCTGTCGTGGACCGCGCAACGCGGCGCCGGACTCGCGCTGACGGATGTGCGCCCCGCGGCGGGACCGATGTACTCCGGCGTCAGCTTCGACGCCGAGGGCACGCCCGTCACCCCGAGCCGCCTCGAGGCGGATCAGCGGTTCGACAGCGACGGCACGCCGTACGTCGGACCGGGGACGACCGTCCGGCTCGAGGGACGCGTGCGGGGTCAGCGGGCCGACGGCGAGCTGCGGGTGATCTTCGCGGTCGAGGAGCCCCGGCGCATCGGATTCGCGCTCGGAACCGTCGGCGGCTCGGTGGTCAGCGGTGAAGAGTCGTTCATGATCGAGTGGTACGACAACGACGAGGTCTGGTTCACGGTGCGCGCCTTCGATGCACCCGCCGCGCTTCTCTACCGCTTCCTGCCGGCCCTCACCCGCCGCCGACGTCGCGAGCTCTTCACGCGGTACCTGCGCGCGATCTCTCCGCTGTACACGACTCCCGCCTGA
- a CDS encoding hemolysin family protein — protein sequence MTAALLLTAAVLLVAFGGLMAALDAALSVTSRADLVELGSEGRNATSLQRIAIDPDAHANAVVFIRILAETAAAVLVTVAFTILFDSIWWAMLAAAVLMTGISFVVVGASPRSVGRQHAKGLLRAAAPVIRGVRLILGPLAHGLVALGNRVTPGVKPGSSFASEEQLLSIIDEAAENELIEEDDRELIHSVFDFTDTFVRAVMVPRTDMVTVDASATTREAMTLFLEKGVSRIPIVDDEADDVVGVLYLKDLVQFGFRDEQGWRDAPLDRIVRPAVFVPESMKAETLLQQMKRDAVHVCLVVDEYGGVSGLVTLEDLIEELVGEIADEYDPRADEVVELGPGRYRVSARLGLDEVGELFGIELEDEDVDSVGGLLGKALGRIPQPGATADYDGLVMTGGTSRGRGRGLATVFVERSAVPEPTEEGNPS from the coding sequence ATGACCGCTGCGCTCCTGCTGACCGCCGCCGTCCTGCTCGTCGCGTTCGGGGGGCTCATGGCCGCCCTGGATGCCGCGCTGTCGGTGACCTCCCGCGCCGACCTCGTCGAACTCGGCTCGGAGGGACGCAACGCGACCTCCCTGCAGCGGATCGCGATCGACCCGGATGCGCACGCGAACGCCGTCGTCTTCATCCGCATCCTCGCCGAGACCGCCGCCGCCGTGCTCGTCACAGTCGCCTTCACGATCCTCTTCGACAGCATCTGGTGGGCCATGCTCGCCGCCGCGGTCCTGATGACGGGCATCTCCTTCGTGGTCGTCGGCGCGAGTCCGCGCTCCGTGGGCCGCCAGCACGCGAAGGGCCTTCTGCGCGCGGCGGCTCCCGTCATCCGCGGCGTCCGCCTGATCCTCGGCCCCCTCGCCCACGGGCTCGTCGCCCTCGGCAACCGCGTCACACCGGGCGTGAAACCCGGCTCCTCGTTCGCCTCGGAGGAGCAGCTCCTCAGCATCATCGACGAAGCGGCCGAGAACGAGCTCATCGAGGAGGACGACCGAGAGCTCATCCACTCGGTGTTCGACTTCACCGACACCTTCGTCCGCGCGGTGATGGTTCCTCGCACCGACATGGTCACGGTAGACGCGTCCGCCACCACGCGGGAGGCGATGACCCTGTTCCTCGAGAAGGGCGTCTCGCGCATCCCGATCGTCGACGACGAGGCCGATGACGTCGTCGGCGTGCTCTACCTGAAGGACCTCGTCCAGTTCGGATTCCGCGACGAGCAGGGGTGGAGGGACGCGCCGCTGGATCGCATCGTGCGCCCGGCCGTCTTCGTCCCCGAGTCGATGAAGGCCGAGACGCTGCTCCAGCAGATGAAGCGGGATGCCGTGCACGTGTGCCTGGTCGTCGACGAGTACGGCGGTGTGTCGGGGCTCGTGACCCTGGAGGACCTGATCGAGGAGCTCGTCGGAGAGATCGCCGACGAGTACGACCCGCGTGCGGACGAGGTGGTCGAGCTCGGTCCCGGTCGGTACCGCGTGAGTGCGCGCCTGGGGCTCGACGAAGTGGGTGAGCTGTTCGGGATCGAACTCGAGGACGAGGACGTCGACTCGGTGGGCGGTCTCCTCGGCAAGGCGCTCGGCCGCATCCCCCAGCCCGGGGCCACCGCCGACTACGACGGACTCGTGATGACCGGCGGCACCAGCCGCGGCCGAGGCAGGGGGCTCGCGACGGTCTTCGTCGAGCGCAGCGCTGTGCCCGAGCCGACAGAGGAAGGGAATCCGTCATGA
- the hrcA gene encoding heat-inducible transcriptional repressor HrcA, with protein sequence MVTDRGLQVLRAIVQDFVDTREPVGSKAIVERHAFGVSAATIRNDMALLEDEELIAAPHTSSGRVPTDKGYRVFVDHLSELRPLSPAQRTAITTFLEGPGDLDDVLARTVRALTQLTGQVAIVQYPSFARANVSHVELVQLGGGRMLVILVTDTGRVSQRLAIVRDEFADEDLARIRADVAGVLVGRLVREGAQSVDERLAAVDPVPTPTSAATTAILRVVAEELEEFRHDRLVMAGAANLARSEADFRGSIYPLLEAIEEQVTLVKLMSEMVADEQGLAASIGRENEPFGLGEASVLASEYDTTGVRARVGVLGPTRMDYPTNLAAVRAVARYLTRMLDEDENR encoded by the coding sequence ATGGTCACCGATCGGGGACTGCAGGTGCTGCGGGCGATCGTGCAGGACTTCGTCGACACCCGCGAGCCCGTGGGCAGCAAGGCGATCGTCGAGCGGCACGCCTTCGGCGTCTCGGCCGCCACGATCCGCAACGACATGGCGCTCCTCGAGGACGAAGAGCTCATCGCCGCCCCGCACACGTCCTCGGGCCGGGTGCCGACGGACAAGGGCTACCGGGTCTTCGTCGACCACCTCTCCGAGCTTCGGCCCCTGTCGCCCGCACAGCGCACGGCGATCACGACCTTCCTCGAGGGACCCGGCGATCTGGACGACGTGCTCGCGCGCACCGTGCGGGCCCTCACCCAGCTCACGGGCCAGGTCGCCATCGTCCAGTATCCCTCGTTCGCGCGCGCGAACGTGTCGCACGTCGAACTCGTCCAGCTCGGCGGTGGGCGGATGCTGGTGATCCTCGTCACCGATACTGGTCGGGTCTCGCAGCGTCTCGCGATCGTCCGCGACGAGTTCGCCGACGAGGATCTCGCGCGCATCCGCGCCGACGTGGCGGGAGTGCTCGTGGGCCGGCTCGTCCGTGAGGGCGCGCAGAGCGTCGATGAGCGCCTCGCCGCCGTCGATCCCGTGCCGACGCCGACCAGCGCAGCGACGACCGCGATCCTGCGGGTCGTCGCGGAGGAGCTCGAAGAGTTCCGGCACGACCGTCTCGTCATGGCGGGAGCAGCCAACCTCGCGCGCAGCGAGGCGGACTTCCGCGGCAGCATCTACCCGCTCCTGGAAGCGATCGAGGAGCAGGTGACGCTCGTGAAGCTCATGAGCGAGATGGTCGCCGACGAGCAGGGACTCGCCGCGAGCATCGGCCGCGAGAACGAGCCGTTCGGCCTCGGCGAAGCCTCCGTGCTCGCCAGCGAATACGACACGACGGGTGTCCGCGCCCGAGTGGGAGTCCTCGGCCCCACGCGGATGGACTACCCGACCAATCTCGCGGCGGTCCGTGCCGTCGCACGCTACCTCACCCGGATGCTCGACGAGGACGAGAACCGCTGA